One Clostridium estertheticum DNA segment encodes these proteins:
- a CDS encoding S1 RNA-binding domain-containing protein, with amino-acid sequence MINIGDLNNLKVVRRAEFGYYLDAGTGNTSDDILLPMKSTLGRALNIDDEVEAFVYRDSSDRLISTLKKPLAKVGDLAYLKVIDMTTIGSFVEIGLERDVLVPFKEENYKLETGRKYLFYIYLDKTGRIAATTFVDKYLYETDSYKIDDEVEGTVYGIQTNGTVMIAIDDIYRGVILRNENYMNITPGDRLKVRVKKYYEDGKMDLTVRKPRLEERDVVEEQILEYLNSSNGSMPYNDKSSPDDIKKVFKTSKNAFKRALGGLMKSDLILQDEEGTRLK; translated from the coding sequence ATGATAAACATAGGAGATTTAAATAATTTAAAAGTAGTAAGGCGTGCAGAATTTGGGTACTATTTAGACGCTGGTACAGGAAACACTAGTGATGACATACTACTTCCAATGAAAAGCACCTTAGGTAGGGCGCTTAATATTGATGATGAGGTTGAAGCCTTTGTATACAGAGATTCAAGTGATAGATTAATTTCAACCTTAAAAAAACCCCTTGCAAAGGTTGGAGATTTAGCTTATCTTAAGGTAATTGACATGACTACAATAGGGAGTTTTGTAGAAATTGGTCTAGAAAGAGATGTATTGGTTCCTTTTAAGGAGGAAAATTACAAATTAGAAACAGGAAGAAAATATCTTTTCTATATATATTTAGATAAGACTGGAAGAATTGCAGCCACTACTTTTGTTGATAAATATTTATATGAGACAGATTCATATAAGATTGATGATGAAGTGGAAGGTACAGTATACGGAATTCAGACTAATGGTACTGTAATGATAGCTATTGATGATATTTATAGAGGGGTTATTCTAAGAAATGAGAATTATATGAATATAACGCCTGGAGATAGATTAAAAGTAAGAGTAAAAAAATATTATGAAGATGGTAAAATGGACTTAACAGTAAGAAAGCCAAGACTAGAAGAAAGAGATGTAGTTGAAGAGCAAATATTAGAATATTTAAATAGCTCTAATGGATCTATGCCATACAATGATAAGAGTTCTCCAGATGATATAAAGAAAGTTTTTAAAACCAGCAAAAACGCCTTTAAAAGAGCATTGGGCGGCCTTATGAAAAGTGATCTAATCCTTCAGGATGAAGAAGGTACTAGATTAAAATAA
- a CDS encoding RNA-guided endonuclease InsQ/TnpB family protein: MTKKITKSVLFGVQKQQLKHLNSSNYEALRGLCFLSKNMYNVALYNIRQYYFTEKKFLGYNSNYHLCKYNENYTMLNSNSAQQMLKVADRNFKSFFALIKMAKKGEYQYRDIKLPGYLPKDGFFNLIFNEFNSSKDKFSVPMSTTFKRLYGKVEINIPSNLKGKAIKEVRILPKNDARFFEIQWVYEIDEFKGNLNKNNTLAIDLGIDNLCACTINDGKAFIIDGKKLKSINQWANKENSRLQSIKDKQKIKTTTKAQKKLWNKRSNRVNDYLNKTVRVIIDYCLNNDIGSIVVGYNPTIQRKVNLGKVNNQNFVNIPIGNIRERLTYQSQRYNINLIEQEESYTSKADFLANDSMPIYSALNKKRYLFSGKRISRGQYKSSKDLILNADINGSLNIMRKSNIKQINLNHKEYLNPIRTRIA; this comes from the coding sequence ATGACTAAAAAAATTACTAAATCAGTCTTATTTGGTGTTCAAAAACAACAGCTTAAGCATTTAAATTCTAGCAATTATGAAGCTCTTAGAGGACTATGTTTTTTATCTAAAAATATGTATAACGTAGCTTTATATAATATTAGACAATATTATTTTACTGAAAAGAAGTTTCTTGGATACAACAGCAATTATCACCTATGTAAATATAATGAGAATTACACTATGCTTAATAGTAATTCAGCACAGCAAATGCTGAAAGTTGCTGATAGAAACTTCAAGTCATTTTTTGCTTTAATAAAAATGGCTAAAAAAGGAGAATATCAATATAGAGATATTAAATTACCTGGGTACTTACCTAAAGATGGATTTTTTAATCTTATCTTTAATGAATTTAATTCTTCTAAAGATAAATTTTCAGTACCAATGTCAACTACTTTCAAAAGGCTTTATGGTAAGGTTGAGATTAACATACCTTCAAATTTAAAAGGTAAGGCAATTAAAGAAGTTAGGATATTACCTAAAAATGATGCAAGGTTCTTTGAAATTCAATGGGTATATGAAATTGATGAGTTCAAAGGAAATTTAAATAAAAACAACACACTTGCTATTGATTTAGGAATAGATAATTTATGTGCTTGTACTATTAATGATGGTAAAGCATTTATAATTGACGGAAAAAAACTTAAATCCATTAATCAATGGGCTAATAAGGAAAATAGTAGACTCCAATCAATTAAAGATAAGCAAAAGATTAAAACGACCACTAAAGCTCAGAAGAAACTATGGAATAAAAGGAGTAATAGAGTTAATGATTATCTCAATAAGACCGTTAGGGTAATTATTGATTATTGTTTAAATAACGATATAGGTAGTATTGTAGTTGGTTATAACCCAACTATTCAAAGAAAAGTAAATTTGGGTAAAGTCAATAATCAAAACTTTGTTAATATTCCAATTGGTAATATAAGAGAAAGGCTGACTTATCAGAGCCAAAGATATAATATTAATTTAATAGAACAAGAAGAAAGCTATACTTCAAAAGCTGATTTTTTAGCAAATGATAGTATGCCTATTTATAGTGCTTTGAATAAGAAAAGATACTTATTTAGTGGTAAAAGAATATCAAGAGGACAATACAAATCATCTAAAGACTTGATATTAAATGCTGATATAAATGGCTCACTTAATATAATGAGAAAATCTAACATAAAACAAATTAACTTAAATCATAAAGAGTATTTAAACCCCATAAGGACAAGAATAGCTTAA
- a CDS encoding restriction endonuclease, giving the protein MNFNNLDGYMFEGLIVDLFKRMGFSVEQF; this is encoded by the coding sequence GTGAATTTTAATAATTTAGATGGATATATGTTTGAAGGGCTTATTGTTGATTTATTTAAGAGAATGGGGTTCTCTGTTGAGCAATTCTAA
- a CDS encoding amidohydrolase, producing MPAYINGNIITLDGDKLCEAFYVEHGIFKAVGTNEEILCLSKPNDIIVDLKGNTVVPGFNDAHMHFLNYATQKNNVNLLNIPSIDELISVTKEHIKARSISDGQWIISRGWNHNLFSERRLPTRYDLDKISRSHPIYFARICGHIGVLNSKALELLNINSKTKNPEGGIIDSENGIPTGILRENALNLVSSVLPKMPKEEIKTLLKSAFMDALKVGITTIQTEDLTHCGCLQNLLEAYRELEVEQALPLRFILQLNLPNEKSLSEAINLKLKSTLGSNMLKIGPVKLFQDGSLGGRTAAMKEEYCDVATTGVLIYNQASLDNITKLAHNAGFQITIHAIGDNATETILNSYEKIITASENKDLRLTIVHCQFTNDELLNKFKKLNIVANVQPSFVMTDYPIVESAVGKTRAEKSYVWKDMLGLNIPVAFSSDAPIESFNPIEGIYAAVTRKDLKGYPKEGWYSSQNLTVVEALKAYTLGSAYMSFEEDIKGSISIGKLADFVVLSEDIVHTEKDNIKNINVLQTYVGGVKMF from the coding sequence ATGCCTGCATACATCAACGGAAACATTATAACTTTAGATGGAGACAAATTATGTGAAGCATTTTATGTAGAACATGGTATTTTTAAAGCAGTAGGCACTAATGAAGAAATATTGTGCTTATCTAAGCCAAATGACATCATAGTTGATCTTAAAGGTAATACCGTTGTTCCGGGCTTTAATGATGCCCATATGCATTTTTTAAACTATGCTACTCAAAAGAATAATGTTAACTTATTAAATATCCCCTCTATTGATGAACTCATAAGTGTAACTAAAGAACACATAAAAGCTCGTAGTATTTCAGATGGGCAATGGATAATTTCTAGAGGTTGGAATCATAATTTATTTTCCGAAAGAAGACTTCCAACTAGATATGACCTTGATAAAATAAGTAGGTCGCACCCTATATATTTTGCCAGAATATGCGGCCATATAGGAGTGCTTAATTCTAAGGCCTTAGAATTACTAAATATCAACTCCAAAACTAAAAATCCAGAGGGTGGTATTATTGACAGTGAAAATGGAATTCCAACAGGAATACTTAGAGAAAATGCACTGAATTTAGTCTCAAGCGTGCTACCTAAAATGCCCAAGGAGGAAATTAAAACCTTATTAAAGTCCGCTTTTATGGATGCTCTAAAGGTAGGTATTACCACCATCCAAACTGAAGATCTAACGCACTGCGGATGTTTGCAGAACTTACTGGAAGCCTATAGAGAATTAGAAGTAGAACAAGCTCTTCCCCTAAGATTTATTCTACAATTAAACTTGCCTAATGAGAAAAGTCTATCAGAAGCGATTAATTTAAAATTAAAATCCACTTTAGGAAGTAATATGTTGAAGATAGGCCCCGTAAAATTATTTCAAGATGGATCCTTAGGTGGTAGAACTGCTGCTATGAAAGAGGAGTACTGCGATGTAGCCACTACAGGCGTTTTAATTTACAACCAGGCTTCTCTAGATAACATTACTAAACTTGCGCATAATGCTGGCTTTCAAATAACTATCCATGCTATAGGAGATAATGCTACAGAAACTATTTTAAATTCTTATGAAAAAATAATAACTGCCTCTGAAAATAAAGATTTGCGATTAACCATAGTTCACTGTCAGTTCACTAACGATGAATTACTTAACAAATTTAAAAAACTAAATATAGTGGCTAACGTTCAACCTTCCTTTGTTATGACTGATTATCCTATTGTAGAAAGTGCAGTTGGGAAAACCCGTGCAGAAAAAAGTTATGTTTGGAAAGACATGTTAGGTTTAAATATTCCAGTTGCCTTTAGCTCCGATGCACCAATTGAGAGTTTTAACCCTATAGAAGGTATATATGCAGCAGTTACTAGGAAAGATTTAAAAGGGTACCCTAAAGAAGGCTGGTACAGTTCTCAAAACTTAACTGTTGTTGAAGCTTTAAAAGCCTATACTCTAGGTTCTGCTTACATGAGCTTTGAAGAAGATATTAAAGGCAGTATATCTATAGGAAAATTAGCTGATTTTGTTGTCTTGTCAGAGGATATTGTGCATACTGAAAAAGACAATATAAAGAATATAAATGTTTTACAAACCTACGTAGGTGGCGTAAAAATGTTTTAG
- a CDS encoding PIN-like domain-containing protein translates to MYKLGKKRYEVQTPPGYEDKNKSVPNCYGDFIIWKEMMNIAKDKQKDILFVSDDRKSDWCDKFHEYDLGPRKELIKEFFDETNQKFHTITTQKFINYISGLHTIEDTKELERESVVIEKDLLNSNLDDEELSNLNYFYPAIENALKIANRVKLSPAIVNAYKIANKFQLDPALINALEIINQSSKPVGNEVTIMVSWFKQHYEDPANGVPYDGKEGGYL, encoded by the coding sequence ATATATAAGTTAGGGAAAAAGAGATATGAAGTTCAAACACCTCCAGGATATGAGGATAAAAATAAGTCAGTGCCAAATTGTTATGGAGATTTTATTATATGGAAAGAAATGATGAATATTGCAAAAGATAAACAAAAGGATATCTTATTTGTATCAGATGACAGAAAATCTGATTGGTGTGATAAGTTTCACGAATACGATTTAGGACCCAGAAAAGAACTAATTAAGGAATTTTTTGATGAGACTAATCAAAAATTTCACACTATTACTACTCAGAAATTTATAAATTATATTTCAGGTTTACATACCATAGAAGACACTAAAGAGTTAGAGAGAGAGTCAGTTGTAATAGAAAAAGATTTGTTAAATTCGAATTTGGATGATGAGGAATTAAGTAACTTAAATTACTTTTATCCAGCAATTGAAAATGCATTGAAAATAGCAAACAGAGTTAAGTTAAGTCCGGCTATAGTAAATGCATATAAAATAGCAAATAAATTTCAGTTAGATCCAGCTTTAATAAATGCATTAGAAATTATAAATCAGAGTTCTAAACCTGTGGGAAATGAAGTAACGATAATGGTATCTTGGTTTAAACAGCACTACGAAGATCCTGCTAATGGAGTGCCGTATGATGGTAAGGAAGGTGGTTATTTATAA
- a CDS encoding vitamin B12-dependent ribonucleotide reductase — translation MAEIKSLFKRFYTGALEEDKNITVFDLFEWKKVDVFLKDHKSNKVLLDMKDLEFPEHYSQNSCDIIASKYFRKSGVPGTLGYENSMKMVAHRLVNFWCESLIDETIIKTQEEKSIIYDELVYAFLNQMFAPNSPQWFNTGLNLSYGIKGGTLDNFYYDESEKKIVKSEDAYTRTQASACFILSIEDKLLGKHSISEQYVTETKLFKGGSGTGTNFSSIRGKGEKLSSGGVSSGLMSFLKGLDRNAGAIKSGGTTRRAAKMLCLDIDHPEIMEFMTWKAKEEDKVRALTKMGYDGSFEGESYETVSGQNGNNSIRFSDEFMMKVDGLSKNPKQTITLKGRSDSSVNKDINVNELWDTFNKAAWLCADPAPQFDDTFNAWHTCPAGEDGQVNAKHNRINSTNPCGEYAFLDDTSCNLASINIYKFYDSKTKKLDIDGYVHLIGLTQLILEASIHWGQFPTEDIARKTYLFRSTGLGIANLSSLLMVMGYAYDSEDARNLASTLTGIMTGQSYYVSSLIAKELAPFEKYEINKPYMQLVIRNHARAAGALDTKFENLNYKPIKVNHSLLNKNSLGYMGETLKNCWSKALNSGEKYGFRNAQVTVIAPTGTISFAMDCGATSIEPYFSHFIYKKLSGGGYMTMVNPVIKASLDNLGYSEIQTNEILDYILRKEKVEENGFEYEKIIDGKIEGAPHLKPEHLPIFDTANKCGSGKRYIPFMGHVLMMAAITPMISGSISKTVNLPKNASIEDFKEVILNSWKLGVKGIALYRDGSKASQPLNTTLSQDKELSLEDLSYSDLLKKAKQQQEISNHSTREKPIGIRYGTTHPAQIDDVKVYTTVNRRSNGEISEIYITTDREGTIITGLLNSLSKSISVMLQYHVPAEDISKMLRGQKFEPYGFVQKHPYIKSVSSISDLISKIIDIELGDYTRCQIKPESYENTNIPKNPLMPDENEISASLVETENVSSFENTEKPKGERLYSETCSHCSSTKLVKSGTCKVCLDCGTTTGCS, via the coding sequence ATGGCGGAAATAAAAAGTTTATTTAAAAGATTTTATACAGGTGCATTAGAAGAAGATAAAAATATTACGGTTTTTGATTTATTTGAGTGGAAAAAGGTAGATGTTTTTTTAAAGGACCATAAATCTAACAAAGTACTTTTAGATATGAAGGATTTGGAATTTCCAGAGCATTACTCACAAAATTCTTGTGATATTATTGCTTCAAAATATTTTAGGAAATCCGGTGTTCCAGGCACGCTAGGTTATGAGAATAGTATGAAAATGGTTGCTCATAGGCTTGTTAATTTTTGGTGTGAATCCTTAATTGATGAAACAATTATTAAAACCCAGGAGGAAAAAAGCATTATTTATGATGAATTAGTTTATGCATTTTTAAATCAAATGTTTGCTCCAAATTCTCCTCAATGGTTTAATACTGGACTTAATCTATCTTATGGAATAAAAGGTGGAACTTTAGATAATTTTTATTATGATGAAAGTGAAAAAAAGATTGTTAAAAGCGAAGATGCTTATACAAGAACCCAAGCTTCAGCTTGCTTCATTCTCTCAATTGAAGATAAATTACTTGGCAAACACTCAATATCTGAGCAGTATGTAACAGAAACTAAATTATTTAAAGGCGGTTCAGGTACCGGAACTAACTTCTCTAGTATAAGAGGTAAAGGTGAAAAATTATCTAGTGGTGGAGTTTCTTCAGGCCTCATGAGTTTTTTAAAAGGCCTTGATAGAAATGCAGGGGCAATAAAATCTGGCGGAACTACAAGACGTGCTGCTAAAATGCTATGTCTTGATATTGACCATCCAGAAATAATGGAATTTATGACTTGGAAAGCTAAAGAAGAAGATAAAGTGCGTGCTCTTACTAAAATGGGTTATGATGGTAGCTTTGAAGGAGAATCTTATGAGACTGTCTCTGGTCAAAATGGAAACAACTCCATAAGATTCTCAGATGAATTCATGATGAAGGTGGATGGACTTTCAAAAAATCCTAAACAGACTATTACTCTTAAAGGAAGATCTGATAGCTCAGTTAATAAAGATATAAACGTCAACGAACTATGGGATACCTTTAACAAAGCTGCTTGGCTATGTGCAGATCCTGCTCCTCAGTTTGATGATACTTTTAATGCATGGCACACTTGCCCTGCTGGAGAAGATGGACAAGTTAATGCAAAGCACAATAGAATTAATTCAACTAATCCTTGTGGAGAATATGCATTTTTAGATGATACTTCATGTAATTTAGCCTCTATTAATATTTATAAATTTTATGATAGTAAAACTAAAAAATTAGATATAGATGGTTATGTTCATTTAATAGGACTTACTCAATTAATTCTTGAAGCTTCCATACATTGGGGCCAGTTTCCTACGGAAGATATAGCAAGAAAAACCTACTTATTTAGAAGCACAGGACTTGGGATTGCAAACTTATCTTCACTACTTATGGTAATGGGATATGCTTATGACTCAGAAGATGCTAGAAATTTAGCTTCTACGTTAACTGGAATAATGACTGGGCAATCTTATTATGTTTCATCCCTAATAGCAAAAGAACTAGCTCCTTTTGAAAAATATGAAATTAACAAACCATATATGCAACTGGTTATAAGAAATCACGCTAGAGCAGCTGGAGCACTAGATACTAAATTTGAAAATTTAAATTATAAGCCTATAAAAGTTAACCACTCTCTTTTAAATAAAAACTCTCTAGGATATATGGGCGAAACCTTAAAAAATTGTTGGTCAAAAGCATTAAATAGTGGTGAAAAATACGGTTTTAGAAATGCTCAAGTTACCGTTATAGCTCCCACTGGTACTATTTCCTTTGCCATGGATTGCGGTGCAACATCTATAGAACCATATTTCAGTCATTTCATTTATAAAAAATTATCTGGCGGCGGTTATATGACCATGGTTAATCCAGTAATTAAAGCTTCCTTAGATAACTTAGGATACTCTGAAATCCAAACAAATGAAATTTTAGATTATATTCTAAGAAAAGAAAAAGTTGAGGAAAATGGATTTGAATACGAAAAAATTATTGATGGTAAAATCGAGGGCGCTCCACATTTAAAACCTGAACATTTACCTATCTTTGATACAGCAAACAAATGCGGTAGTGGAAAAAGATATATTCCATTTATGGGACATGTTCTCATGATGGCAGCAATAACTCCAATGATATCAGGATCTATATCAAAGACTGTAAATTTACCTAAAAATGCCTCTATAGAAGACTTTAAAGAAGTTATATTGAATTCTTGGAAACTAGGTGTAAAAGGTATAGCCTTATATAGAGATGGTTCAAAGGCAAGTCAGCCTTTAAATACTACCTTATCTCAAGATAAAGAACTATCACTTGAAGATTTATCCTATTCGGATCTTTTAAAGAAAGCAAAGCAGCAGCAAGAAATATCCAATCATTCTACAAGAGAAAAGCCAATTGGAATCCGTTATGGCACTACACATCCTGCTCAAATTGATGATGTAAAAGTCTATACTACGGTAAATAGGCGTTCAAATGGAGAGATCTCTGAAATATATATAACAACAGATAGAGAAGGTACTATTATTACTGGACTTCTCAATTCCCTTTCAAAGTCTATTTCAGTAATGCTTCAGTATCACGTACCTGCAGAAGATATTTCTAAAATGCTTCGCGGACAAAAATTCGAACCTTATGGTTTTGTACAAAAACATCCTTATATTAAGTCTGTTTCATCTATATCTGATTTAATTAGCAAGATAATTGATATAGAATTAGGTGACTATACGAGATGTCAAATTAAACCTGAAAGCTATGAAAACACTAATATTCCTAAAAATCCGCTAATGCCAGATGAAAACGAAATTTCAGCTAGCTTAGTAGAAACTGAAAATGTATCTTCCTTCGAAAACACTGAAAAACCTAAAGGGGAAAGGTTATACTCTGAAACCTGCTCTCATTGTTCAAGTACTAAACTTGTTAAAAGTGGTACTTGCAAGGTTTGTCTAGATTGCGGAACAACTACGGGGTGCAGCTAG
- a CDS encoding gamma carbonic anhydrase family protein yields MIHQFNGQIPTVHKQSFVAISADVIGNVFIGQCSNIWFGAVLRGDMDHISVGAYSNVQDNCTVHTNKDFPVYIGDYVTVGHNSIIHGCKISSNTLIGMGSTILDGAEIGEYTIIGAGSLVTQGKKIPSGVLCMGVPAKIIRELTIEEKQGLKESAEHYVQLSMKYIIK; encoded by the coding sequence ATGATACATCAATTTAATGGACAAATACCTACTGTACACAAGCAATCTTTTGTGGCTATAAGTGCAGATGTTATAGGAAATGTATTTATAGGACAATGCAGTAACATTTGGTTTGGGGCTGTATTAAGAGGGGATATGGATCATATATCTGTAGGTGCTTATTCAAATGTTCAAGACAATTGCACGGTGCATACTAATAAGGATTTTCCAGTGTATATAGGAGATTATGTAACTGTAGGACATAATTCTATAATACATGGTTGTAAAATTTCAAGTAATACTTTAATTGGTATGGGTAGCACTATACTTGATGGGGCTGAAATAGGAGAATATACTATAATCGGTGCTGGTAGCTTAGTCACTCAAGGGAAGAAGATACCTTCTGGTGTTCTTTGCATGGGAGTGCCCGCAAAGATAATTCGAGAACTAACCATAGAAGAAAAACAAGGATTAAAAGAATCCGCGGAGCATTATGTACAACTTTCAATGAAATATATAATAAAATAA
- a CDS encoding CPBP family intramembrane glutamic endopeptidase, with translation MDTKSNKNKNEIVAFLLVTFSITFSMGILMFFVYKHIDASGVQAFASVQMLYPALAAIGVKIYYDKDNIPKGLMSFFKLYIIYSILSIVILIVGVFAFPAHVSNVIVILVTIVSIFAFFMIKINKDNCFEKISMVFGKNFKNVILLGLLYIGLRLIIVIFSGLAYSNLSEILKKTMHTVPLLIIIVPIGVFSSFILFFGEELGWREYLQPKLQVLFGEKLGVIILGFIWGIWHLPLCFMLYSPSTPIYCVLSHIGYCILISIFFGFVYMKTRNLWSVIIIHLINNSIFIDASSAYGKPISLKDLLLSLIFCTIVFLPFLFTKEYKGKISRE, from the coding sequence ATGGATACAAAGTCGAATAAAAATAAAAACGAAATAGTAGCATTCTTATTAGTTACCTTTTCAATTACATTTAGTATGGGTATATTAATGTTTTTTGTTTACAAACATATTGATGCCAGTGGTGTCCAAGCATTTGCATCAGTGCAGATGCTTTATCCCGCATTAGCTGCCATTGGGGTAAAAATTTATTATGATAAAGATAATATCCCCAAGGGATTAATGAGCTTCTTTAAGCTCTATATTATTTACAGTATTTTATCTATCGTTATATTGATTGTTGGAGTTTTTGCTTTTCCAGCTCATGTATCTAATGTTATAGTGATACTCGTAACTATAGTTAGTATATTTGCTTTCTTTATGATAAAGATTAATAAAGATAATTGTTTTGAAAAAATTAGTATGGTTTTTGGAAAGAACTTTAAGAATGTTATATTATTGGGTTTATTGTATATTGGACTTAGATTAATTATAGTTATATTTAGTGGACTTGCTTATAGTAATTTATCTGAAATACTAAAAAAGACTATGCATACAGTCCCTTTACTTATTATTATTGTGCCAATTGGTGTTTTCTCCTCCTTTATATTATTCTTTGGAGAAGAACTGGGATGGAGGGAATACTTACAGCCAAAACTTCAAGTTTTATTCGGTGAAAAACTTGGTGTTATTATATTAGGATTTATATGGGGGATATGGCATTTACCACTTTGTTTTATGCTATACAGTCCATCCACCCCTATTTATTGTGTACTATCTCATATTGGCTATTGTATTTTGATTAGTATTTTCTTTGGATTTGTCTATATGAAAACTAGAAACCTTTGGTCAGTTATAATTATTCATTTAATTAATAACAGTATTTTTATTGATGCCAGTAGTGCCTATGGTAAGCCAATTTCACTAAAGGACTTATTACTAAGTTTAATCTTTTGCACTATTGTATTCCTACCATTTCTATTTACTAAAGAGTATAAGGGGAAGATATCTAGAGAATAA
- a CDS encoding TfoX/Sxy family DNA transformation protein — protein MAQNKSINDSACINRLYALKGAIQGIRWHNLSNEVKNELKKFYNTSK, from the coding sequence TTGGCCCAGAATAAGAGTATTAATGACTCTGCTTGCATAAATAGGTTATATGCGTTAAAAGGCGCAATACAGGGAATCCGATGGCATAATCTTTCAAACGAAGTAAAGAATGAGTTGAAAAAATTTTATAATACTTCTAAATAA
- a CDS encoding PIN-like domain-containing protein: MEKNGSTDSILKNGIIILDANALLNIYRFNNDNREKYFEILDVVKDRLFLTYQSVQEFYNNRLTIIYNKSKFKEDLKKN; encoded by the coding sequence ATGGAGAAAAATGGTTCCACAGATAGCATACTTAAAAATGGGATAATAATATTAGATGCAAATGCATTATTAAACATATATAGATTTAATAATGATAATAGAGAAAAATATTTTGAAATATTAGATGTCGTAAAAGACAGGCTATTTTTAACATATCAATCAGTACAAGAATTTTATAATAATAGGTTAACAATAATATATAATAAATCTAAGTTTAAAGAAGATTTAAAAAAGAACTGA
- a CDS encoding GAF domain-containing protein yields the protein MIKLNGIEKMTNEQKYKYMLIVLEGQLSSEKNNLANLSNAAAIIKAVMDRLNWAGFYILRENTLVLGMFQGLPACNRIEIGKGVCGAAVATKKLQRIENVNEFPGHIACDAATNSEIVIPIIKDGVVYGVLDLDSPELGRFTELEEKYLVQFVSKLNKYIDWSKV from the coding sequence ATGATAAAATTAAATGGAATAGAAAAGATGACAAATGAGCAGAAATATAAATATATGCTTATTGTTTTAGAAGGACAGCTCAGCTCAGAAAAAAATAATTTAGCAAATTTATCAAATGCTGCTGCAATTATTAAAGCAGTTATGGATAGATTAAATTGGGCAGGGTTTTACATACTACGCGAAAATACATTGGTGCTTGGAATGTTCCAGGGCCTTCCAGCGTGTAACAGGATAGAAATAGGTAAAGGTGTATGTGGAGCAGCAGTAGCTACAAAAAAACTTCAGCGTATAGAAAATGTAAATGAATTTCCAGGACACATTGCTTGCGACGCTGCAACAAATTCAGAAATTGTTATACCTATAATAAAAGACGGTGTAGTTTATGGAGTTTTAGATTTAGATAGTCCAGAGCTAGGAAGATTTACAGAGCTTGAAGAAAAATATTTAGTGCAATTTGTTTCTAAACTTAACAAATACATAGATTGGTCAAAAGTTTAA
- a CDS encoding helix-turn-helix transcriptional regulator, producing MLNTNIKEYREKALMKQAELAKLVEVRRETIVHLENGRYNPSLKLAMDIAKVFNTTVEELFKFVD from the coding sequence ATTCTAAATACAAACATTAAAGAATATAGAGAGAAAGCATTAATGAAGCAAGCTGAACTTGCAAAATTAGTGGAAGTTAGACGAGAAACTATAGTACATTTAGAAAATGGGAGATATAATCCATCCCTAAAATTAGCTATGGATATAGCCAAGGTATTCAATACGACAGTTGAAGAATTATTTAAATTTGTTGATTAA